From the Polaribacter tangerinus genome, the window ATTGAGTTTAGCGATTCAAAATTCAGATTATAGTTTTGGTTTAGAAAGTTTAAAATTCCGAATTGTTGTTTTTTAGCGATGAGTTGTTCAAATTGTTGCCAACTGGTTATATGAAGCACAAAGTTCCTGTTTATAGTTTTCTGTTACCGGATAACAGGAACTTTTGTTTTTCTTTACGGTTTTGCTCTAAAGATAATAAAATTGAATCTAAAGGACTCTGAATTTCTAATAAATCTTTTTTAGCAACATGGGTGTATATCATTGTTGTCTCAGGTCTCGAATGACCTAAAAGCTCTTGTATATGTCTTATTCCAACTCCGTTTTCTAATAAATGGGTAGCATAACTATGCCGTAATGTATGGGGTGATACATTTTTTGTAATTCCTGCAAGAGCAACATTTTTACTTAAAAATTTTCGAATGCTACTCTCAGAATATTTTTTTCCAGCCAACCCTTCAATGAAATAAAAATTTGGTTTGTAGCTTAATAAATAATTATTTAGGAGTGGTAAAAATGATTTTGCTAAGACCACAAACCTATCTTTTCTACCTTTGCCAGATACTACTTTTACTAAATTTCTTTCTATATCTATTTCACTTAATTTTAAATTTGTTATTTCTCCAACACGCAACCCAGATGAATATAAAAGAGCTATAATGGCACGGTGTTTTAAGTTTTTTGTAACCTGTAAAATAGATATTACTTCTTCGGCCGACAATATATTAGGTAACTTTTTAGATCTTTTAGGACGTGTTAACACAACCGGATTAATCTTTATTTCTGGGCAATAACTCAAAAAAAGTTTCAGGGCACTTGTAAATTGTCTTTGTGTACTAATGGAATAACTTCTTCGAATAAAAACGTCTTCAATAAAAACTTCTACATCTCTATCACTAATATTTTGTAGTTCTTTATCTCTGTAAAAATTAATAAAATCAGCCATAAAAAAAGTATACGTATCTATGCTACTCTTGCTATACCTTTTACCTCTTAAATATTTAAAAAATCCATTTAGTAGTTCTTTTTGCCCTTTTTTAAGTTTCGCTCATATGTATGTTTTCCGTAAAGCCTATCAGAATTAATATGAGCTTTGTTTTTGAAAGCAGTAAAAATTAAGGCTAAATTTTCTTCGGTGTCCTTTGTGTACCAAGTTTTTAAAGAACTACTCCAATATACATTTTGTAAAGACCTTAAAACAGATAAAAGATACTTGTTATAGGTAAAACGAATTAAAAGTTGAGCCTGCTGTCGATGTAACTTTTGTTCTAAAATGATGGTTGGTAGAGTTGTCATTTTTTTTCTTTTTTAAGCAAGTTCAATATAAGAAAAAAAATATAAGTTATTGTTACCAAAAAACGCTATAGTAGTAATTGCTTAATAGCGGCCTTAGAAAAAGTATACATTGGCATGCTACTCATAATACTTATATCGTCTAAAAAAGTGCTTTCGTTGGCAAGAAAAGCCATTACCTTTTCTGAATTATTTTTTTTAAAAATTTTGGTAAAAACTTCTTTGCCACTCATTTTTTCCGATAATAAAACATCCAATAAGGTTGCGTCATACCAACTATAGGTTGCATCTCTAAAACTTTTTTTATAAATAGGAGTGTTGTTTTTTTCTAATTCCGATACAATGTTAGTTGCATCTTTTTGAATAAATTGAAATGTATATCCACTACTAGCTTTGGTAAAACCGCCAGCTGTACCAATATTAATAATGTTTTTCTCTGGATGTTTTTTAAACTTTGCTAAAGAC encodes:
- a CDS encoding tyrosine-type recombinase/integrase: MDTYTFFMADFINFYRDKELQNISDRDVEVFIEDVFIRRSYSISTQRQFTSALKLFLSYCPEIKINPVVLTRPKRSKKLPNILSAEEVISILQVTKNLKHRAIIALLYSSGLRVGEITNLKLSEIDIERNLVKVVSGKGRKDRFVVLAKSFLPLLNNYLLSYKPNFYFIEGLAGKKYSESSIRKFLSKNVALAGITKNVSPHTLRHSYATHLLENGVGIRHIQELLGHSRPETTMIYTHVAKKDLLEIQSPLDSILLSLEQNRKEKQKFLLSGNRKL